In the genome of Vicinamibacterales bacterium, the window GGCAGTCGCTTCGGCAAGGACCATCTCTGCTGAGCGGGATGGCTGCGGCCCCACAGCGCGGCGGCGGGGTTCGATGAGCAGGCGGAGCGCGTAGCCTTCCGGTGCGCCGGTGGCAGGGCGCGAGGGACCGACCCGGTAGACCGCCGACATGATCTTGCCCTGACGCAGGCACACGGGCAACGTGTCTGACGTCTCGCAGCGCTCGGCCTGTAGTGCCACCAGCCTGAACAGCGGAATCGCTGAGCCGGTCACGCTTTCCACGTAAGCGCCCGTCTCACTGATGTTGCGGATCATCACGCTGTTGAATCGAGTCGTCCCACGCGCATCTTTCCACACCATGCGCCCTGCCACTCCGAGCGCCTGGCGTTCCGCGTGGCGAAGTTCTCGCGTCCGATCAGTCTGTCTGGTCATCGTCAAGGTCGAGCTCATGCCTACGAACAGTATCAATCCATGGTCCAGTAGGCCAAATTATTGGCCGGTCCTGTCCAGATCTCAGTAAATGACTGCGGCAATGCTGTTTAGGAAGAGTGACGGACGACCGACAGTGCGGGGGGTATGGATACTTAGGTAACAGTAACGACGTCAACTGGATACTAAGTATCGCGAGCTAAGCTCATCCATCTAGCTTGGCGCCGTCCAGACCGAGGCGCCGCATCTTCAGATACAGGCCGCGGCGGGTGAGGCCGAGCACGCGAGCCGTTTCGGAGATGTTTCCCGTGCTCCGCGCGAGCGCGACGCGGATCATCTCGCGCTCGAGCTGTTCGACGGCTGTGCCGAGGGGGATGTCGGTCCGCAGTGACGATCCCGGGCGCGAGTCGGTCGCCCGGGGCGCCTCATCCTGCAAGGCGGCGAATCCCGGCGACAGGTGATCGGGTCGGACCAGGCCGTCGGGCCCGCTGAGGGCGACGGCCCGCTGGATCTCGTTGCGGAGCTGACGGACGTTGCCAGGCCACCAGTGCTGGGAGAACAGATCCAGGGAATCCTCGCTCAACTGCACGTCCGGCTTGCCCAGCCGCTCGCAGGCTTCACGAAGGAACAGCGCGCAGAGGTGTGGGATCTCCTCACGGCGCTCGCGGAGCGGCGGCACGTGGATGCGGATCACCGTGAGGCGGTAGTACAGGTCCTCCCGGAACTTGCCCTCGGCCACGCGTTGCTCGAGATCGGCGTTGGTGGCGGCGATGACGCGAACGTCCACGCGCTGGGGCCGCGTCTCGCCGACTGGCATGATCTCGCTCTGTTCTAGGAAACGCAGGAGCTTCGGCTGCACCTCGAGCGGGAGGTCCCCTATCTCATCGAGGAACAGGCTGCCGCCGGCCGCCGACCGGATCAGGCCCGCCTGGTCTTCAATCGCGCCGGTGAACGACCCGCGCCGATGGCCGAACAACTGGCTGTCGGCCAGTTCCCGCGTCGTGGTGGTGCAGTTGTAGGGAAGAAACATGCCTCCACTGCGAGGCGAGCCGAGATGGATCGCGCGGGCCACCAGTTCCTTGCCGGTGCCGCTCTCACCCGTGATGAGCACGGTGAGGTCGTTGCCCTGCAGCCGCTCAATCTGTTCGACGACGCGCGACATGGCGGCGCTGGCGCAGACGAAGCCTGGGAGGATGGCGTCCAAGGTCCGCATGGCGCGCTCTTCCGCCGGCCGGGCCGCACGTTCGCGGCTTCCGCAGAGGGCGAATCCCTGGCGCGCCACCGCCGCAATCATGCGGATCCGGCGGGTGATGGGCTGACCGATCGGGCGCGGCGACGCCACCGCGCCCAACCGCTGGTCGTCGCCTTCGTGGCCCAGCGATTCGACGAGGATCTCGCCCATGCCGTACGCCTGGCCTCGGATCGCCGATCGGGCGAGCGCCGACGCCGCGTCCTGATCGCAACCCGCAGCCGACACGATACGCAGCTGGTCGCCCGCACGCAGGAACACGACCGCGGCATCACCGCCAGAGGCTTCGTGCAGGGCGGAGGCGGTCTCGAGGGCCAGCAGGGCCGGCATGACTGCCGCATCCACCAATCGGCGGACGATGATGTCATCCGCTTCGCCGGGAGCGGACAGATACTCGCCGGTTGCCAGGGCCGGCGGCTGCAGGTCGATGCTGCGCGCATCCGCCAGATCGGGGGCGGCTCCGAGGCGCTCGAAGACGGCGATCGCCTCGTGCAGGTGCTGCTCGGCCAGCGACCGGGCGCCGACGCGCGCCACGAGTCGGCCGAGCGCCAGTCGGCTCAGTGCCGATTGGTACCGCTCGCCGAGCAACTCGAACATGCTCGCGCTCTGCGCGAGGTCGTGGTACGCGTCGGTCGAACGTCCTCGGCGGACGTGGAGTTGCGCGCGGAGCCGAAGGTAATCGCCCCAGGCTCCGGGCATCGTGCGGGGATCCAGCCGGGCGCTGATCAACGCGAGGCGCTGCTCCGCATCTTCCAGCCGTTCGTCGCCGAGGACAGCCTCGGCCGCCAGCAACTCCGCCTGCAGCGCGTCGGCTGGCGGCACGCCCTGGGTCGCGGCGATGTCGGTCGCCATCCGGAGTGCATCCGGGCGCATCCCGCGCCGCAGTGCCAAGCGCGCGGTCAGCAGCCGCACCGACCATTCATACCAGTGGCTCGTCTGCTGACCGTAGGTGCCGTACGCGTCGCTGGCCCGCTGGAGGCAGCTCTCGCTCGCGTCGTACTCACCGCGAATCAGGTGGATCTGCGCGAGGGTGTCGAACACCGCGCCCGTGGTCTCGTGCGACTGGACGGGGCTCCGGATGTCGAGCGCGCGGCGGAGCGCGCGCTCGGCCCGCGCGAGGTCGCCGAGGCGCACGCAGATCTGACCGAGCGTGGCGAGCGCGACAGCGAGCCCATGGAGTGAACCGGTTCTCTCGTGCAGGCTGACGGAGCGATCGGCGAGGGCCAGTGCCTGGTCGTGGCGGTGGCGCAGGAGCGAGACGTTCGCCTGGTTGCCGCAGACGATCGCCAGGACGTCTTCGGCCTGGGCGACGCTCGCAAGCTGCTCCGCCTGTCGCAGCGCCGCCATCGATTCGTCGAGGCGACCCGATTCGGCGTAGACGATGCCCGAGAGCGAATGACAGAGCGCGAGGTGCCGCCGGTCACCGACCGCATTGAGCGCAGAGATCGCCTTGCCGATCTCCTCGCGGACGATGGCGGCGTCTCCGACCTTCCGATAGCTGAAGGCCAACTCGAAATGCGCGAGGCCGATGGCGCGTGACTCGAGCGCGAGTTCGGCCTGGCGCAGTGCGCGACCGAGGAGCGCGATGGCGCGCGACTGATCGCCGCGGAGCGCCGCCAGCCGACCGTGCAGGCGCCACAGGGCCGACAGCCGTGCCGGCGGGATGCGTTCCCGCAGCACGTCTGGCGGCCGGCCCAGCACCGTGCTCGCCTGCTGGACGTCGTCGCGCAGCAGCCAGGCTTCCGCCATGGCGCAGCGCACGCCCAACTCGTCTTCCCGGCGAAGCCCGGGAGCGGACAGCGCCTGCGAGAGCGCCTCGATGGCGTCCACGCCGCGACCGCGCTGGAGCGCGGCCGTAGCCCGGGCCATCAACGACGGGAATGGCGGGGCGGACACGGCGAGAGTATAACCCGGCCCGATTCGTCCGCCTCCCCATCCTTGGTACTGACGCGTATAATCAGCGCATGGCTGAGACACCGCTCGATCTGGTGGGGGGGCGCTACCGGGTGCTCGGGACCCTCGGGAAGGGCGCGATGGGGCTTGTGTTCATGGCCCACGACCCCGTGCTCGATCGCAAGGTCGCGATCAAGCAGATGACCGCGGAGATCGCCGACAACGAGGAGCTCCGCCAGCGCTTCTACGTGGAAGCGCGCGCGGCGGCCCGGTTGAACCACCCGAACATCATCACCATCCACGAGCTGAGCGAGTCGGGCGGCGAGATCTACATGGTGATGGAACTGCTCGAGGGCAAGTCGCTCGCAAGTCTGATCCAGGAGCGTGCCGTGCCGTTGTCGCTCGAGGCGACGCTCGACGTGATGGCGCAGGTGTGCGACGGCCTCGACTACGCACACCAGCGCGCGATCGTGCACCGGGACATCAAGCCTGCGAATCTGTTCGTGACGCCATCCGGGACCGCGAAGGTCCTCGACTTCGGGATCGCGCGCCTCGGGTCGCTGCACATGACGGCCGCGGGCGCGTTGATCGGGACCCCGGACTACATGTCGCCAGAACAGGTGCGTGGCGACGAGATTGACCGTCGCACGGATCTGTGGGCCGTCGGAGCGGTGTTGTATCAGCTGCTGTCGGGGGCGAAGCCCTTCGAGGGCAAGCCGCTGGCGAGGCTGCTGATGGCCATCACGCAGACGCCGCACGTGCCGCTGCAGCAGCGGGCGCCGTCGGTGCCGAGAAGCGTGTCGGATCTCGTGGATCGGCTGTTGTCGAAGCCCAGAGATGCACGGCCGGCGAGCGCCGGCCTCGTGCGCGACGAGTTGAGAGCGATTCTCGGGCGGGAGTCGAGTACGTCGACGAGAGCACGGCTCTCCGACGACGACTACGGCGAGACCGTGTTCATGCAGTCGCCTGTCGCGGCCGCCCCGGCCAGGATTCCCCAGGTACCGACCCCGCCGCCGCCGGCGCCGCCGACCCCGCCACCGGTTCGGCTGCCGGAGCCCGCGCACGAGATCGAGACCGTCGCCATGAAGGCCACTCCGGTGGAGACGCTTGCGCCGTCGGGGCGGTCGATGCCCACCTCAACCGGCGCCATTCCGGTTCTCGATCTGCCAACCAGACCTGTGTCGACACCGCCATCGCGGCCTGCGCCGCCGCCGGCGACCCCGGCGCGGCCGACCGCTGCCGCGGCCCCAGTGGCACCGCCGCCTCCTCCTGTGGCTTCGAAGCCAGCCGCAGCCGTGGCTCGTCCCGTGGTGCCGCCGGTGCCGGCACCCGCGACCGCACCGCCCGCGAAGAGCGGCAGGTCGATCGCCGCGGTCGTGGCGGTCCTCGTGGTCGGCCTTCTCGGCCTGCTGTCGGTCGCCGGCGGAGCTTGGTGGTACTTCAGACCAGCCCAGACACCGGCGACGACGTCCGCGACGGCACCTGCAGGTCCGGCGGCCGGCGCAGCCGGCACGCAGCCCGCACAGAGCGGAACAACGCCCTCGGTGGCGCAGCCTGCAGCCGCCGTCGAGCCGCCGCCCAGTACGGCGACGCAGCTTTCCGCTTCAGCCGAACCACCTCCGGCAGCGTCGGCTGCCAACACGACCGATCCCAAGCGGACGAAGTCGACGCCCCCAGCCCCGTCGGCGCCTGCCAGAACGGAGACGGATGCGCGACCCGCGCCGAGCGCCGCCGGCCCGGCGCCGGCGGCTGGGAAGCGGGGGGGGACCGCCCCCCTTGACAGTGGCGTAACGGCGAGCCAGGGCAGGCGCGAGACGCTGAGGCAGGACACAGTCGATGCGCTTGCGGGGCGTTCAGGTCAGGCGTACGACGGCAGCCAGGAACAGTCGAACGTGGCTGCGGTGAATCGCATCAACGAGGTGCTCGGACGCTACGTGCAGGCGCTCGTCCACGGTGACGAGGCCGTATTGGGCGAGGTCCGCACGTCCCTGTCGAGCGAGGAATCAGGCTTTGTTCGGGCTCGGGCGCTCAAAGTACGCCTCGACGGCGTGCGCGTCGAAGTGAACGGTACCGAAGCCACTGCGCGGTGTCGCCGGACCGTGGAAGGCACGTCGGCGTTCGGCACGTCGATCCACGAAGAGGGCAACGCCGTGTTCCGCCTGACCCGGAAGGTCACGGGTTGGATGATCACCGACGTGCGATGAGGCCAGCGCCGTGTGCGTCTGCGCGTCCCCGTACCGGCGGCGGAGACGGGCGCGCGACGCCAACTCGCGTGCGTTTCAGGCGGGAGCGCGCTACGATCCAGTCATGGCCAGAGGATGGGAGAGCAAGGGAGTCGAGACGCAGCAGGAGGAAGCCGTGCGCATGCGGACGGTGACCACCGGAGACGCTGGCGCGGACGAGCGCCGCGACCAGACACGCCGGGCAACACTCCAACTCGCCCGGGCGCGAGCCGTCGCGGACCTCGGACGGGCCAAGAGCAAGCCGCACCGCGAGATGCTCGAGCGGGCGATCGCGGATCTCGATGAACAGTTGCAGGGGTGAGCGGAACTCCGGGCGTGGCGGGCCGCTCAGCTCCCGAGGATGCGGCTGAACAGGGATGACTTCCTGGCTACCACGCAGTTCTTGCCCCGGTGCTTCGCTTCGTAAAGGCTGTCGTCTGCGCGCTTGACGATCGTCTCCGGTGTGTCTCCGGCCGACATCTCGGTGGCGCCCGCGCTGATGGTGTAGATGAGTCGCTCGGTCCGGCCGCCGTGAGCAAATTCGTAGACGGTCCCGGCGACGTGCGCGATCAGGTCGCGAATGCGCGGCTCAGCCTGGCGTAGCGACGTGCCGCTCATCAGCAGCGCGAATTCCTCTCCGCCGTAGCGCGCGACGAGATCATCGGGACGCACCTGCGAGGTCAGCGCGCGGGCCAAGGCGAGGAGCACGCGGTCGCCGACGAGGTGGCCATACGTATCATTGACCCCCTTGAAATTGTCGATGTCGAGCAGTGCCAGGACGAAGGGCGTCTGGCTCTGCTGCGCGCGCGCCAGCCAGCGCCGGAGCGACTGATCGAACGTGCCCCGGTTGGCCACCTGCGTGAGCGGGTCGAGTGCGGCTGCGACCTCCGTTTCCACGAGCTTCGCCTGCAACGCGTCGATCCGCATGTTGAGCTTCGAGTAGTACGCGTCCTCGCGTTCCTGCTTCTCGGCCACGAACCGGTTCAGCGCTGACACTTCCTGCGAGATCCGTCGTTTCAGGTCGCGGATGTCCTCGACTTCCGCCAGCGTGTGGAACCGGTCCGAGTGTCCTGTCAGTTGCTTGTTGACCGACACCGCTTCCCCGGCGAGTTTGTCGATCGCCGACGTGAGCGTGCCGATCAAGTCCTTGATCTCGGTCTCGCGCTCGGCCGAGAAGTCGGCGGCCCGCGCGAAGAAGTCCCGGCACGTCGAACTGCACTCGTTCGCCAGACGGCCGAGCGTGCTCGGTGTCGTCTCCTTCGCCAGATCTTCACGGTACCGCTGGATCCGCTGCCGGAATGCCGTCGTATTGAGCGTCTGGCTGTCGGCCGCCTCCTGGCCGATGAGCGCCAGCAGCTGGTCGACGAGCCGCGCCAGCGGGCTCACGGTCGTGTCGATTGGGCGGGCGAGGCCGAGTTCGATGGGTCGATCGGTCATGTTCGGACACTGGCGAGGCGGCTGGTCTCAGGTTGGTAATCGGGCTTCGACGTGGGATCTTGAACGACGCCGGTCGGCACTCACTGCCGGCCGGTCAGCGGCACGCCCCAACCTAGCGCCAGATCCCTGATGTTCAGCAGCATCAGGACCCTGACACCCTGTTCCGCCATCCGCGCCGTGACGCCGCGATCCACCGAGCGGTCGAACGGGCCGGGCGGGATGAAGCCGCTTCTCAAGCGCAGGATTTCCGAGGATCGGCCCAGGCTCGCCGATGCGCCGCCCACGTTCACGTAGAGCTTGACCGGGCGGCCGTTCGCGATGCGACGATAGGCGTCCATCCGCTGCCGGACGGCGTCGGCGAAATCGCGTGGACGGAGCGTCGGGACGCCGAGGTGCCGGGCACTGTGCTCGAGCGTCTGCCACGCCATCGCCCGTCCGTCGGGCTCGAGGTCGAGAGCCATGTCGGCCTCACCGCCTGCGGTCACCGCGATCGACGCACGGGAGATGACGCCCGCGTCGACGAGTCGCGCCTCCATCTCCGGCCACGTGAAGCCGGGTTGCGTGGCGCCCCACGTGGAGGCCGTGACCGACGACACGGCCGCCAGATCGGCGCCGAGCGCCTTGCAGGCACATGCGACCGCGAGGTCGAGACCAGGAAACGATCCTGAGAAGCTGGCTGTCACGAGGTCGCCGCGGCCGACGCCGACGGCCGACAGCCGCTCGGTGAGCACGCGAGCCCAGGCGGGGTTGGTGGAGATCCGCTTGGCCTCGAGACTGCCGAGCGTGGTCATCAGCGGCGTCACCTCGCTGCCGATCAGCCCCGAGCGATCGATGCCCGCTTCGGCCTCGCTCTCGATGCGATCCCGCTGCTTGGCGGTCCGGATCACGTCCTCCGCCCGGCGCATCGTCTCTTCGGCGAACGCTGCCCGCCGAGCGAGATCGGCCGGAATGGTCGTGCGCCCGGTCGCGTCAGCGGCCGGTCCGGCGGGAATCGTCGCCGACCGGCCGGCCAGAAGCACCGAGAGTGCGAGGCCACACCCGATCCCGGCGAGGAGACGCGGAGGCACTCTGAATCGTCCGAGCGGCGGTTCGAATCGATCACACATGCGCCAGCACCACCAGAATCACGCGTACGAGCGCGGCGACCAGCAGCGTGGATCCGAGTGTGACCCAGATTCCCTGCGTGAGCGCGGTGTTCGCGATCAGGCCGGGAACGATGTAGCCGATCGCGCGGAGGCCGCCGGCTTCGGCGGGAAACGTCAGTTGAAGCTGCGCGAACGCGGCGTTCAACAGGAAGCCGGTGAGGATCGTCACGCCGAATCGGCGCCGGCCGTACAGCACGACGAGCCGCGAGATTCCGAAACGGACGGCGAGCCACGTGACCAGCGCGACCAGGAGCGTCGCAGCGAGCCGGCCGGGCTGATCGAGGTAGAGCGCCAGGTAGCCGGGGACGACGAGACCTGCCGAAGCAACACCGAACAACTCGGACATCAACAGGCTCAGCGTGAGGCCGATGCCGATTGCCAGTTCAACCACGTGAGGAGGCCTCCTCGAGGACGCGTGGCACATCGAGGCCGCGCGTATTGCCGCAGAAGACGAGTGAACATCCCGACGCTCTGGCGTGCAGCCAGTGGGCGAGTTGCCGCGGCGGGACGAAGTCCGGGGCACGACCTCCGCGGGCTGCGCTCAAGCGGCGCCACACGGTCCGCGGCGGTCGAGATCCCGTGATGATCAACAGGTCGGCATCGCGAAAGTCGCGGCTTTCTCGGGCGAAGCAATCGAGCCGTGGTGCGCGATCGGCCCGATGGTTGTAGATGAGGACCAGCGGCGGGCGCGGCGCCGAACCGCGCGGTTGGTCAGTTGCGGAGACGCCGTCCACGAGCACAGCCAGCGAGGTCGGATCGTTCGCGGCGGTCGCATTCAGCCAGTGCGACTCGCCATTCCGCAGGGACAGGACGCCGTCCCGGGCGGTGCCCGGGTCGAGCGGCGCGCGTTGAAAACCGGTGCGCGCCACGTCATCGGCAATGCCCAGTTCCCGCGTGACGGCCAGCGCGGTGGCCACATCCTCCTCGAACCAGCCCTTGCCGCCGGCGAGCCCGGCCGCGGTCACGCGCGTACCGACCGCCGCCGCACGGGCACGAAACAACGGGTCGAACAGAGGCTCGCCATGGACGAGGACCGCGTGGACCGGAATGGTGTTGGCCAGCGTCGACGCGATCGTCTGCAGGTCATGCCCCATGAGTTCGGTGTGATCGAGTCGTACGTTGGTAATGACGCCGATTGTCGCCCGAACGATCGCGCGCTCGGAAACGTATTGCAGTGTAGGGTCGAGGGCCATGCACTCGACGACGACGGCGCGGGCGCCGTGATGTCGCGCCAGGCGGAGCAAGGCCAGTTGCTCGCGGATGCTGGCCGGACCGCGGCGTACGACGTCGCGCTCGGCGCCGTCGGGCAGGAGGAGACGAGCCGCTGTGCCGGTCGTCTTGCCGAGAGTCGGAACGCCCGCCTCGCGCAGGGCCGACCAGACCAGCCGGGTCACCGTGGATTTCCCACGGGTTCCATTGACGTGGATGCGGATGGGAACGTCGCGCCAGGCCCGGTCGCGGGCCAAACGTTCGAACCCTCCAAGTGCCAGCAGCACGAGCAGGCAGAAGAGTAGCGGCGTGATCACGCGCCAGTATAATAGAACGACCGTGACCCCACGACCACGTCGCACGTCTTGTGCACTGTTCGTCGTCTTGGTGCTCCACGCCGCGGGATGTCAATGGCGCGAGCCGTCCCGCGACATCGTGCCGCCGCCCCCTGCGCCGGCGGCCGACGTCGCGCCACCACGTCCCCGTATTGTGGTGCTGGGCGACAGTCTGACCGCGGGGCTCGGGCTGTCGAAGGCTGATGCGTACCCCGCGCTCCTCCAGCAGCGGTTGGACCGCGTCGGACTGCGCTGGGAGGTGGTGAACGCGGGCGTGTCGGGCGACACCACCGCGGGCGGCCTCGCCAGGCTGGATTGGGCGCTCGACGGTGACGTGCGGATCCTCATCGTTGCGTTGGGGGGCAACGACGGGCTGCGCGGGCTCCCCGTCGCCGCCATGAGGCGTAACCTGAGCACGATCATCGAGCGCGCGCACCGCCGGAAGGTCGAAGTGCTGCTGACCGGCATGGAAGTGCTCACGAACATGGGCCCGGAGTACCGGCAGCAGTTCCATGGGGCCTTTCCCGACCTTGCCGGGCAGCACCACGTCGCGTTCCTGCCGTTCCTGCTCGAAGGCGTGGCAGGACGGCCCGACCTGAACCAGAACGACGGCATACACCCGACCGCCGCCGGGGCGCGCATCATCGCCGACCACGTGTGGGCGGTGTTGCAGCCGATGCTGCCGGCGGTCGCACGATGACAATCGCCACACCGATGATCGAACTGCGCGGCGTTTCCAAGACCGTTGCCAGCGGAATCTCGTCGCTGACGATCCTGCATCCGCTCGACCTCGACGTACCGGCCGGGCGGTTCGTGGCGATTACCGGGCCGTCGGGCAGCGGCAAGTCCACGCTGCTCGGCCTGATCGCCGGACTCGACGGGCCGACGAGTGGCACCGTCGTGATCGACGGAACCGACATCACGCGCCTCGACGAGGACCGGCTGGCGCGCCTGCGCGGTCAGAAGATCGGCTTCGTCTTCCAGTTCTTCCATCTGATTCCCTCGCTCACCGCGTACGAGAACGTGATGGTGCCGATGGAGATTGCCGGCCGCGCGGACGCGGCGTCGCGCGCGTCGGTCTTGCTCGCCGAGGTCGGCCTGACGGACCGCGGACATCACTACCCGTCCCAGCTCTCGGGTGGTGAGCAACAGCGAATCGCGATCGCCCGCGCACTGGCCAACGACCCGCTGATCCTGCTGGCCGACGAGCCGACGGGGAATCTCGACACGACGAACGGCCAGCACATCATGGACCTGCTTCGCGACGTGAACCAGCGCCACGGCACGACGCTGGTCCTGGCGACGCACGACGCGCAACTGGCCGCGATGGCGGACGAGCGGCTGGCATTGCGCGACGGCATGTGGGTTCCCGAGGGTCCGGAGTCGAGCGTCTAGGGTCGAGAGCCCAGAGCCCTTTATGTCCTTTGTCCTGCGCATGGCCATTCGCGAGATCCGCGCGTCGTGGCGACGCCTGTTGCTGTTCTTCGTCTGCATCGCGCTCGGCGTGGGCGGGATCGTCCTGCTGCGGTCGGTTGTGCAGGACGTGCGGGCGACGATCGCGAGCGACGCGCGCGGGCTGATCGCGGCCGATGTGCTGATCACCACCGGACGTCCGTGGGACGCGAAGTCGAGAGAAAGCCTCGAGAAGGCGCTGGCCTCCGCGCCGGTCGCCGGTCGTGTCGAGGGTGTCGAGACGACGACGATGGTGCGGCCCGCAGATGAACGGCGCCCGATCGCCAAGATGGCCGAGGTACGGGGCGTGCAGGGAGGCTTCCCGCTCTACGGCCGGATCGAACTCCAGGACGGGCAGCGGTACTCGCATCGCCTGCTCGAGGGCCGGGGCGCGCTCGTCCGCCCCGAGCTGCTGTACCAGCTCGAGTCGAAGGTCGGGGAAGAGATTCTGATTGGCACCGACCGCTTCACGATTCGGGGCATCCTGGTCTCCGAGCCCGGCCGGCGGATCGCGGGTTTCAGCTTCGGCCCGCGCGTGCTGGTGGACGCGGCGGATCTGGAGCGTTCGGGCCTGCTCGGGTTCGGCAGTCGGGCAACGCGCGAGGTGCTCCTGAAGCTGCCCGATGGCGCCGTGGCCCCGCTCGTCGCGAGACTGAAGGCGGATCTGAAGGGGCAGTTCGTCAACGTGCGCTCGTATCGCGGCACTGAGGACCATGTCGGGGAAGACCTGTCGCGCGCCGAGAACTATCTGAGCCTCGTCGGTCTCGTGATTGTGATTCTGGGCGGCATCGGCGTCTCGAGCGTGACCCGCGTCTTCGTGCAGCAGAAGGTTCGGAGCATCGCGGTCCTCAAGTGCCTCGGCGCCACGAGCCGCCAAGTGTTCACGGCATACCTGGTGCAGGCACTGCTCCTCGGGGCGGCCGGCTGCGTCCTGGGCGTGGGACTCGCGGCTGCCGGGCTGGCGGCCATCCCGTGGATCTTCTCCAACCAGGCGCTGGCCGGTATCGCCCACGATCTCACGCCGTCTGCCGTGGTCCAGGGCGTGGCTATCGGTCTGCTCGTGGCCGTGCTGTTTTCGGTGGTGCCGCTGCTCGATGTCCGACGTGTCAAGCCGTCGTTGCTGCTGCGCGATGCGATCCGTGCGAAGGAACGCGACTGGGTGCGATGGGCGGCCCTGGCCGTGCTGCTTGCCTCGCTGGTGCTCATCGCGAGCTGGCAGGCGGCGTCGCTGAGGATCGGGCTTGCCGTCTCGGTCGGTCTGGCAGCCGTTGCGCTCGTCCTGCATCTGGCGGGAATCGCGCTCGTGCGCGCGCTCCGCCCGCTGGCCGCATCACGCTCGGTGGCGCTGCGTCACGCGGTACTGCGCCTGAGCCGTCCCGGCAACCAGACGCGGGCGGTGCTGCTCGCCGTCGGCCTCGGGACCTTCTTCATCGTCGGCGTCCGGTCGCTGCAGGCGAACCTCCTCGATCAGTTCACGCTGACGATCGATGCGACATCGGCTGACATGTTTCTCATCGACGTGCAGCCGGACCAGGCGGCCGGCGTTTCCGCTCTGATCGCAGAGCGCACGAAGCGGACGCCGCCGCCGCCAATGCCCGTGCTTCGCGCCCGCGTGACGGCGGTGACCGGTCGCGAGGTGAACCTGAAGACCTACGACGAGGTCCGCCGGAATCACGGGCTGGGCCGCGAGTTCACCGTGACGTGGCGGGACCGCCTCCAGCCGAATGAGCGCGTGATGGCCGGGCGGTTCTGGGGGGCGGGGCGCACGGAAGTGCCCGAGGTGTCGATTGAGCAGGGCCTCAGCGAGCGGTCGAAGATCCACGTCGGCGACACGATGCAGTTCGACGTGATGGGACGGGTCGTGTCGGCCAGGGTGACGAGTGTTCGGCAGGTGGACTGGCGCGACGCGCGACAGGGAGGGTTCATGTTCGTCTTCCGGCCCGGTCCTCT includes:
- the pgsW gene encoding poly-gamma-glutamate system protein; the encoded protein is MPPRLLAGIGCGLALSVLLAGRSATIPAGPAADATGRTTIPADLARRAAFAEETMRRAEDVIRTAKQRDRIESEAEAGIDRSGLIGSEVTPLMTTLGSLEAKRISTNPAWARVLTERLSAVGVGRGDLVTASFSGSFPGLDLAVACACKALGADLAAVSSVTASTWGATQPGFTWPEMEARLVDAGVISRASIAVTAGGEADMALDLEPDGRAMAWQTLEHSARHLGVPTLRPRDFADAVRQRMDAYRRIANGRPVKLYVNVGGASASLGRSSEILRLRSGFIPPGPFDRSVDRGVTARMAEQGVRVLMLLNIRDLALGWGVPLTGRQ
- a CDS encoding diguanylate cyclase; this translates as MTDRPIELGLARPIDTTVSPLARLVDQLLALIGQEAADSQTLNTTAFRQRIQRYREDLAKETTPSTLGRLANECSSTCRDFFARAADFSAERETEIKDLIGTLTSAIDKLAGEAVSVNKQLTGHSDRFHTLAEVEDIRDLKRRISQEVSALNRFVAEKQEREDAYYSKLNMRIDALQAKLVETEVAAALDPLTQVANRGTFDQSLRRWLARAQQSQTPFVLALLDIDNFKGVNDTYGHLVGDRVLLALARALTSQVRPDDLVARYGGEEFALLMSGTSLRQAEPRIRDLIAHVAGTVYEFAHGGRTERLIYTISAGATEMSAGDTPETIVKRADDSLYEAKHRGKNCVVARKSSLFSRILGS
- a CDS encoding serine/threonine-protein kinase, whose product is MAETPLDLVGGRYRVLGTLGKGAMGLVFMAHDPVLDRKVAIKQMTAEIADNEELRQRFYVEARAAARLNHPNIITIHELSESGGEIYMVMELLEGKSLASLIQERAVPLSLEATLDVMAQVCDGLDYAHQRAIVHRDIKPANLFVTPSGTAKVLDFGIARLGSLHMTAAGALIGTPDYMSPEQVRGDEIDRRTDLWAVGAVLYQLLSGAKPFEGKPLARLLMAITQTPHVPLQQRAPSVPRSVSDLVDRLLSKPRDARPASAGLVRDELRAILGRESSTSTRARLSDDDYGETVFMQSPVAAAPARIPQVPTPPPPAPPTPPPVRLPEPAHEIETVAMKATPVETLAPSGRSMPTSTGAIPVLDLPTRPVSTPPSRPAPPPATPARPTAAAAPVAPPPPPVASKPAAAVARPVVPPVPAPATAPPAKSGRSIAAVVAVLVVGLLGLLSVAGGAWWYFRPAQTPATTSATAPAGPAAGAAGTQPAQSGTTPSVAQPAAAVEPPPSTATQLSASAEPPPAASAANTTDPKRTKSTPPAPSAPARTETDARPAPSAAGPAPAAGKRGGTAPLDSGVTASQGRRETLRQDTVDALAGRSGQAYDGSQEQSNVAAVNRINEVLGRYVQALVHGDEAVLGEVRTSLSSEESGFVRARALKVRLDGVRVEVNGTEATARCRRTVEGTSAFGTSIHEEGNAVFRLTRKVTGWMITDVR
- a CDS encoding sigma-54 dependent transcriptional regulator; protein product: MSAPPFPSLMARATAALQRGRGVDAIEALSQALSAPGLRREDELGVRCAMAEAWLLRDDVQQASTVLGRPPDVLRERIPPARLSALWRLHGRLAALRGDQSRAIALLGRALRQAELALESRAIGLAHFELAFSYRKVGDAAIVREEIGKAISALNAVGDRRHLALCHSLSGIVYAESGRLDESMAALRQAEQLASVAQAEDVLAIVCGNQANVSLLRHRHDQALALADRSVSLHERTGSLHGLAVALATLGQICVRLGDLARAERALRRALDIRSPVQSHETTGAVFDTLAQIHLIRGEYDASESCLQRASDAYGTYGQQTSHWYEWSVRLLTARLALRRGMRPDALRMATDIAATQGVPPADALQAELLAAEAVLGDERLEDAEQRLALISARLDPRTMPGAWGDYLRLRAQLHVRRGRSTDAYHDLAQSASMFELLGERYQSALSRLALGRLVARVGARSLAEQHLHEAIAVFERLGAAPDLADARSIDLQPPALATGEYLSAPGEADDIIVRRLVDAAVMPALLALETASALHEASGGDAAVVFLRAGDQLRIVSAAGCDQDAASALARSAIRGQAYGMGEILVESLGHEGDDQRLGAVASPRPIGQPITRRIRMIAAVARQGFALCGSRERAARPAEERAMRTLDAILPGFVCASAAMSRVVEQIERLQGNDLTVLITGESGTGKELVARAIHLGSPRSGGMFLPYNCTTTTRELADSQLFGHRRGSFTGAIEDQAGLIRSAAGGSLFLDEIGDLPLEVQPKLLRFLEQSEIMPVGETRPQRVDVRVIAATNADLEQRVAEGKFREDLYYRLTVIRIHVPPLRERREEIPHLCALFLREACERLGKPDVQLSEDSLDLFSQHWWPGNVRQLRNEIQRAVALSGPDGLVRPDHLSPGFAALQDEAPRATDSRPGSSLRTDIPLGTAVEQLEREMIRVALARSTGNISETARVLGLTRRGLYLKMRRLGLDGAKLDG
- the pgsC gene encoding poly-gamma-glutamate biosynthesis protein PgsC; the encoded protein is MVELAIGIGLTLSLLMSELFGVASAGLVVPGYLALYLDQPGRLAATLLVALVTWLAVRFGISRLVVLYGRRRFGVTILTGFLLNAAFAQLQLTFPAEAGGLRAIGYIVPGLIANTALTQGIWVTLGSTLLVAALVRVILVVLAHV